The Sulfurihydrogenibium sp. YO3AOP1 genome has a window encoding:
- a CDS encoding carbonic anhydrase family protein, giving the protein MRKILISAVLVLSSISISFAEHEWSYEGEKGPEHWAQLKPEFFWCKLKNQSPINIDKKYKVKANLPKLNLYYKTAKESEVVNNGHTIQINIKEDNTLNYLGEKYQLKQFHFHTPSEHTIEKKSYPLEIHFVHKTEDGKILVVGVMAKLGKTNKELDKILNVAPAEEGEKILDKNLNLNNLIPKDKRYMTYSGSLTTPPCTEGVRWIVLKKPISISKQQLEKLKSVMVNPNNRPVQEINSRWIIEGF; this is encoded by the coding sequence ATGAGAAAAATACTAATTTCTGCAGTTTTAGTATTATCAAGCATTTCTATATCTTTTGCTGAGCATGAATGGAGTTATGAAGGTGAAAAGGGACCGGAGCATTGGGCGCAGTTAAAACCTGAATTCTTTTGGTGTAAATTAAAAAATCAATCTCCTATAAACATTGATAAAAAATATAAAGTTAAAGCAAACCTGCCAAAGTTAAACTTGTACTACAAAACTGCAAAAGAATCAGAAGTAGTAAACAATGGTCATACTATTCAGATAAATATAAAAGAAGATAACACTTTAAACTACCTTGGAGAAAAGTATCAGCTTAAACAGTTTCATTTCCACACACCAAGTGAACATACAATAGAGAAAAAATCTTATCCGTTGGAAATTCACTTTGTTCATAAAACAGAAGATGGTAAGATTTTGGTCGTTGGTGTAATGGCTAAACTTGGGAAAACTAATAAAGAGTTAGATAAAATTTTAAACGTTGCTCCTGCTGAAGAAGGAGAAAAAATTCTTGATAAGAATTTAAATTTAAACAATCTTATACCAAAAGATAAGAGATATATGACATACTCAGGCTCATTAACCACTCCACCATGCACTGAAGGTGTAAGATGGATTGTCTTGAAAAAACCTATTTCTATATCTAAGCAGCAACTTGAAAAGTTAAAATCTGTTATGGTGAATCCTAACAACAGACCTGTTCAAGAGATTAATTCAAGATGGATAATTGAAGGATTTTAA
- the pyrH gene encoding UMP kinase — protein sequence MPLVYKRILLKLSGEALMGDQEYGIDPHFVSELCDEIKDVYEIGVQIAIVIGGGNIFRGIQGTEIGMDRATADYMGMLATVMNALALQDVLEKKDVPTRVMSAIEMRQIAEPYIRRRAIRHLEKGRIVIFAAGTGSPFFTTDTTGALRAAEIKADILLKATKVDGVYDKDPEKYPDAKLLKEISYLDAINKDLKVMDHTAITLCMENKLPIGVFNIKKKGNLRKIVFGEDVGSIVR from the coding sequence TTGCCGTTAGTTTATAAAAGAATTCTTTTAAAGCTTTCCGGAGAAGCATTGATGGGGGATCAAGAGTATGGAATTGATCCCCATTTTGTCAGTGAACTTTGTGATGAGATAAAAGATGTTTATGAAATTGGCGTTCAGATTGCTATAGTCATAGGTGGCGGAAATATTTTCAGAGGCATTCAAGGCACTGAAATAGGAATGGATAGAGCTACTGCTGATTATATGGGAATGCTTGCAACGGTTATGAATGCTCTTGCACTTCAAGATGTTTTAGAAAAAAAAGACGTTCCAACAAGAGTTATGTCCGCTATCGAAATGAGACAGATAGCAGAGCCTTATATAAGAAGAAGAGCAATAAGACACTTAGAAAAAGGAAGGATTGTTATATTTGCTGCTGGAACAGGCAGTCCATTTTTTACAACAGATACAACAGGAGCTTTAAGAGCTGCCGAAATAAAAGCAGACATCCTTTTAAAAGCTACAAAGGTTGATGGTGTTTACGACAAAGACCCTGAAAAATATCCTGATGCAAAACTCTTAAAAGAAATTTCTTATTTAGATGCAATAAATAAAGACCTTAAAGTTATGGACCATACAGCTATAACCTTATGCATGGAAAATAAACTTCCTATCGGAGTGTTTAACATAAAGAAAAAAGGTAATCTTAGAAAAATCGTTTTTGGTGAAGATGTAGGCTCAATAGTTAGATAA
- the nusA gene encoding transcription termination factor NusA, with protein sequence MSVKLKNVIETISREKNIPEDVIEKALRDGILTAVKKEFKLREKDAVKIIFDKEKDELKVLIKKKVTPFVEDETKEIALEEAKNYDPNADYGKYVYVPLNLEDIGRIALSVAKEVIAKKVSKVERDILYREFKDYEGKIITGTVRRFEGDDIIVDLGRIEAILPKEEQIPKEKYKIGDRIRALVLKVSKENTYPIIEKGKLKRVIKVFEPPMVILSRTHPNFLKKLLEIEVPEIAEGEIEVKAVAREPGERAKVAVYSKDKNIDPVGVVVGLKGSRILNVSSELSGEKIDVIEWDEDPAKFIIRALAPARAKKYRLLPREKRIEIAVPREELSLAIGKNGINAKLAHKLTGWHIDILSEEDFERIQKLPSK encoded by the coding sequence ATGTCTGTAAAACTAAAAAATGTAATAGAAACCATATCAAGAGAAAAAAATATTCCTGAAGATGTTATAGAAAAAGCATTAAGAGATGGTATTTTAACAGCTGTAAAAAAAGAGTTTAAATTAAGAGAAAAGGATGCTGTAAAAATTATTTTTGATAAAGAAAAAGATGAATTAAAAGTTTTAATCAAGAAAAAAGTCACGCCATTTGTAGAAGATGAAACAAAAGAAATTGCTTTAGAAGAAGCAAAAAATTACGACCCAAACGCAGATTATGGAAAATACGTGTATGTTCCATTGAATCTTGAAGATATTGGAAGAATCGCTTTAAGCGTTGCTAAAGAGGTAATAGCTAAAAAAGTTTCAAAGGTTGAAAGAGATATTTTATATAGAGAGTTTAAAGATTATGAAGGAAAAATAATAACCGGAACTGTTAGAAGATTTGAAGGTGATGATATAATCGTAGACTTAGGAAGAATTGAGGCAATTTTGCCAAAGGAAGAGCAAATTCCAAAGGAAAAATACAAAATAGGTGATAGAATAAGAGCTTTGGTTTTAAAAGTTTCTAAAGAAAACACCTATCCAATCATAGAAAAAGGAAAGTTAAAAAGGGTCATAAAAGTTTTCGAACCACCAATGGTTATACTTAGTAGAACACACCCTAACTTTCTTAAAAAATTATTAGAAATAGAGGTTCCTGAAATTGCAGAAGGTGAAATCGAGGTTAAGGCGGTTGCAAGAGAGCCAGGAGAAAGAGCAAAGGTAGCAGTTTATTCAAAGGATAAAAATATAGACCCTGTTGGTGTCGTAGTCGGCTTAAAAGGCAGCAGAATCCTAAATGTTTCTTCAGAATTATCCGGTGAAAAGATAGATGTTATAGAATGGGATGAAGACCCGGCAAAATTTATTATCAGAGCTTTAGCTCCTGCAAGAGCTAAAAAATATAGACTTCTTCCAAGAGAAAAAAGAATAGAGATTGCTGTTCCAAGAGAAGAACTTTCCTTAGCGATAGGAAAAAACGGCATAAATGCAAAATTAGCTCACAAGTTAACCGGCTGGCATATAGATATATTAAGTGAAGAAGATTTTGAGAGAATTCAAAAACTACCAAGTAAATAA
- the frr gene encoding ribosome recycling factor yields MIEEYLKEAEKRMKGAVNKYKEELLGIRTGRASTGLVENIKIDYYGTELPLKQLATISTPEPAQIVIQTWDKSAVKLIEKALMEANLGANPQTEGNVIRLNLPPMTEERRKEVVKMIHKFAEEARIAIRNIRRDEKENIEKLKKEGFSEDDIKKALEKLQKLTDRYIEEINQLTEAKEKEILSI; encoded by the coding sequence ATGATAGAAGAATATCTTAAAGAAGCAGAAAAAAGAATGAAGGGAGCAGTTAATAAATACAAAGAAGAACTTTTAGGAATTAGAACAGGCAGAGCTTCTACAGGATTAGTTGAAAATATAAAAATAGATTACTACGGAACAGAACTTCCTTTAAAACAGCTTGCAACAATCTCAACTCCAGAGCCAGCTCAAATCGTAATCCAAACATGGGACAAATCAGCTGTAAAACTAATAGAAAAAGCGTTGATGGAAGCAAATCTTGGAGCAAATCCGCAAACAGAAGGAAACGTTATAAGATTAAACCTTCCACCAATGACAGAAGAAAGAAGGAAAGAAGTTGTAAAAATGATTCATAAGTTTGCAGAAGAAGCAAGAATAGCAATTAGAAATATAAGAAGAGACGAAAAAGAAAACATAGAAAAACTCAAAAAAGAAGGCTTTTCAGAAGACGACATCAAAAAAGCTCTTGAAAAACTCCAAAAATTAACAGACAGATACATAGAAGAAATCAATCAACTTACAGAGGCTAAGGAAAAAGAAATCCTATCTATTTAA
- the tsf gene encoding translation elongation factor Ts — MAVDAKLVKTLREMTGAGMLECKSALEEANGDLELAVEILRKKGVAKAAKKAGRETKEGLIHAYIHAGGRIGVLLELNCETDFVARNELFKELANEIALQIAAMKPQYVKREDVPREVVEKEGEIAREAAVAEGKPAHIAEKIAEGKLEKFYKEVCLYEQPYIKDDKKTIEELVKEYIAKIGENIQVRRFCRYELGE, encoded by the coding sequence ATGGCTGTTGATGCAAAATTAGTTAAGACTCTTAGAGAAATGACCGGCGCTGGAATGCTCGAATGTAAATCAGCTTTAGAGGAGGCTAATGGCGATTTAGAGCTTGCAGTTGAAATTTTAAGAAAAAAAGGTGTTGCAAAAGCTGCTAAGAAAGCAGGAAGAGAGACAAAAGAAGGATTAATTCATGCATATATACACGCCGGCGGAAGAATTGGCGTTCTTTTAGAATTAAACTGTGAAACAGACTTCGTTGCTAGAAACGAACTTTTCAAAGAACTTGCTAACGAAATAGCTTTACAAATTGCAGCTATGAAGCCACAGTACGTTAAAAGAGAGGATGTCCCAAGAGAAGTTGTTGAAAAAGAAGGAGAAATTGCAAGAGAAGCTGCAGTTGCAGAAGGAAAACCGGCTCACATTGCAGAAAAAATAGCGGAAGGAAAATTAGAGAAATTCTATAAAGAAGTATGCTTATATGAACAGCCTTACATTAAAGATGACAAAAAAACTATTGAAGAATTAGTAAAAGAGTATATAGCTAAAATTGGTGAAAACATTCAAGTTAGAAGATTTTGCAGATACGAGCTTGGAGAGTAA
- a CDS encoding ribosomal L7Ae/L30e/S12e/Gadd45 family protein, translated as MDLEAEKKVISLLQLAYRSGKLKFGYENLYKLKGKHFLILAKDLSENTKKDILKLNKFEIYFFKNKQELGKIFGKNNVGVVAVLENNLGREIKRFLKG; from the coding sequence ATGGATTTAGAAGCTGAAAAGAAAGTTATATCACTGCTGCAGCTTGCTTATAGGTCTGGAAAATTAAAGTTTGGATATGAAAATTTGTATAAACTTAAAGGAAAGCACTTTTTGATTTTAGCAAAAGACCTTTCAGAGAATACAAAAAAGGATATATTAAAGTTAAATAAATTTGAAATTTATTTTTTCAAAAATAAACAGGAGCTTGGAAAAATTTTTGGAAAAAATAACGTTGGCGTTGTTGCAGTTTTAGAAAACAACTTGGGCAGAGAAATAAAACGTTTTTTAAAAGGATAG
- the rimP gene encoding ribosome maturation factor RimP, with protein MKVEEKVKELLLPILEERDFKLVDIEFIPSKRPILRIYIYNPEGTSIDDCEWVSKRIGALLDVEDLIDKAYILEVSSPGLDRKFKNIEEYDIFKGRDVVVKTKEPINEKKVFKGTLLGLEDEKVKIKENEETVEIPFENVSQTKLDF; from the coding sequence ATGAAGGTTGAAGAAAAGGTAAAGGAATTACTTTTACCTATTTTAGAAGAAAGAGACTTTAAACTTGTGGATATTGAGTTTATACCAAGCAAAAGACCAATTTTGCGTATTTACATATACAATCCGGAAGGTACATCCATAGATGATTGTGAATGGGTAAGCAAAAGAATAGGAGCTTTACTTGATGTTGAAGATTTAATTGATAAAGCATATATCCTTGAAGTTTCTTCACCAGGATTAGACAGAAAATTTAAGAATATAGAAGAATACGATATTTTCAAAGGTAGAGATGTAGTAGTAAAAACAAAAGAACCTATCAATGAGAAAAAAGTGTTTAAAGGTACACTGCTGGGTTTAGAAGATGAAAAAGTAAAAATTAAAGAAAATGAAGAAACTGTAGAGATTCCATTTGAAAATGTTAGCCAAACAAAATTAGACTTTTAA
- a CDS encoding 7-carboxy-7-deazaguanine synthase QueE — MKLLKKDLNKETFKVVEIFRSVEGEGRWVGLPVVFIRLEGCNLRCSWCDTPYSYTGENFKLLSISDILEEIKKYNLKRVCITGGEPFFTENLDILVGNLIENNYQVFIETNGTLWNQNFENLDKSKIYITCSPKPPFYFINKNLLPYISEFKFVVDETLDVKHIIRPDLTEYIKNDVIVLQPESNKPEMVNKALKLQDELLKFGIESRIIPQCHKVLGLP, encoded by the coding sequence ATGAAATTGTTGAAGAAAGACCTCAATAAAGAAACTTTTAAAGTTGTTGAAATATTTCGTTCTGTTGAAGGCGAGGGAAGATGGGTAGGTCTTCCTGTTGTCTTTATAAGATTAGAAGGCTGTAATTTAAGATGTAGTTGGTGTGATACCCCCTACTCTTATACAGGAGAAAACTTTAAGTTACTAAGTATATCTGATATTTTAGAAGAGATAAAAAAATACAATCTAAAAAGAGTTTGTATTACAGGCGGTGAGCCATTCTTTACAGAAAATCTTGATATTTTGGTTGGAAATCTTATAGAAAACAACTATCAAGTATTTATAGAAACAAACGGTACTCTTTGGAATCAAAACTTTGAAAACTTAGATAAGTCTAAGATCTATATCACATGTTCACCAAAACCACCTTTCTATTTTATAAACAAAAATCTTTTACCCTATATATCTGAGTTTAAATTTGTCGTTGATGAAACCTTAGACGTTAAACATATTATAAGACCGGACCTTACGGAGTATATTAAAAACGATGTTATCGTACTTCAACCGGAAAGCAATAAGCCAGAAATGGTTAATAAAGCTTTAAAATTGCAAGATGAGCTTTTGAAGTTTGGCATTGAAAGTAGAATTATACCCCAGTGCCATAAAGTTTTAGGTTTGCCTTAA
- the rpsB gene encoding 30S ribosomal protein S2 — protein MAVEISMRELLEAGVHFGHPVRRWNPKMKPYIYTKRNGIHIIDLSKTVPLFRQALEFVTEQVANGAEILFLGTKKQAQNIIEEEAKRCRAYYVNYKWLGGMFTNFATVKKSIAKLRKLQKMEAEGVFEVLPKKEARTLMKQKEKLEKYLKGIVDMDRVPDIIFVVDTVRENNAVTEANKLGVRVVAIADTNCDPDKIDYPIPGNDDAIKAIQLITSKIADAVIEGKKMRESIGTAVGTKTIEEELLARAEAANVVESGYMGAKNYSKEDKLSEVVEKEVKSNIDEEIEEAKEEL, from the coding sequence ATGGCAGTAGAAATCAGCATGAGAGAACTCTTGGAAGCAGGTGTTCATTTTGGACATCCGGTAAGAAGATGGAACCCAAAAATGAAGCCGTACATCTACACTAAGAGAAACGGCATTCACATCATAGACCTTTCAAAAACAGTTCCACTCTTCAGACAAGCTCTTGAATTCGTTACGGAGCAAGTAGCAAACGGTGCAGAAATACTTTTCCTTGGCACAAAAAAACAAGCTCAAAACATCATAGAAGAAGAAGCTAAAAGATGTAGAGCATACTATGTTAACTACAAATGGCTCGGCGGTATGTTCACAAACTTTGCAACTGTTAAGAAAAGCATTGCAAAATTAAGAAAGCTGCAGAAAATGGAAGCTGAAGGTGTATTTGAAGTTTTACCAAAAAAAGAAGCAAGAACTTTAATGAAGCAAAAAGAAAAGCTTGAAAAGTATCTAAAAGGTATTGTTGATATGGACAGAGTTCCGGACATTATATTTGTTGTAGATACAGTAAGAGAAAATAACGCTGTTACAGAAGCTAATAAACTCGGCGTCCGTGTTGTAGCTATTGCAGATACAAACTGCGACCCAGACAAAATAGATTATCCAATCCCGGGCAATGATGATGCTATAAAAGCTATTCAATTAATTACTTCTAAAATAGCTGACGCTGTAATAGAAGGCAAAAAGATGAGAGAATCTATCGGAACAGCTGTAGGAACAAAAACCATTGAAGAAGAGCTTTTAGCAAGAGCAGAAGCTGCTAACGTTGTAGAATCTGGATATATGGGAGCTAAAAATTATTCAAAAGAAGATAAACTTTCTGAAGTGGTAGAGAAAGAAGTTAAATCTAATATAGATGAAGAAATAGAAGAAGCTAAGGAGGAGCTTTAA
- a CDS encoding PilZ domain-containing protein: MSDGIIDRFINKLQKDKKIEAYIFYDESPIKVVLPVLDIDFERKQIEFEINPKIEAMINQEKEIYVRFSNEVLLLRPLFWNKETLVTTFPFLAIEPKVKREHVRVKCSQKNPILLEIDDDINVCVLLRDISEKGFSFKLPKTVYLELNKPFSGKLNINGKSLPIVFKVLYKIERPDNTYRYGAKILNATAKVEDEVAKYIFERQREIAKILNTFAD; encoded by the coding sequence TAATTGATAGGTTTATAAATAAACTACAAAAAGATAAAAAAATAGAAGCATATATTTTTTATGATGAATCACCAATAAAAGTTGTTTTACCTGTTTTAGATATAGATTTTGAAAGAAAGCAGATTGAGTTTGAAATAAATCCAAAAATAGAAGCAATGATAAATCAGGAAAAAGAAATTTATGTAAGGTTTAGCAATGAAGTTCTACTTTTAAGACCTTTATTTTGGAATAAGGAAACTTTAGTTACAACCTTTCCTTTTCTTGCTATAGAACCAAAAGTAAAAAGGGAACATGTAAGAGTAAAATGTTCCCAAAAAAATCCAATTCTATTAGAGATAGATGATGACATCAATGTATGTGTGCTGCTTAGGGACATTTCTGAGAAAGGATTTAGTTTTAAGTTGCCAAAAACTGTTTATTTAGAATTAAATAAACCATTCTCAGGAAAACTTAATATTAATGGTAAATCCTTGCCAATTGTTTTTAAAGTTCTTTACAAAATAGAAAGACCTGATAATACTTATAGATATGGTGCAAAAATTTTAAATGCGACAGCTAAGGTTGAAGACGAAGTAGCAAAATACATTTTTGAAAGACAAAGGGAAATTGCAAAGATACTTAATACTTTTGCAGATTAA
- the infB gene encoding translation initiation factor IF-2: protein MKLKDLALELGIDPKKLKEELNEELGLGLKKITDKLPDEVVDLIKDRYKKSQEVKEVQVEEKGIKAFDLYHSLGITLSELEEKLKEVGFSKEITNWTIIDEETVEKVKKAIEDEKKRREEELRKLEEERKRREEEEKAKKEEELKAKEKIKEIPEEKKEEEIKPEPKKEEIPEVIEGVVAEEERKPFRKEKREFEKKEERKPYEKKPFEKKPYEKREGYEKREKYEKKGKFEKREETRPPKEGFAEKEKYKEERKPFEKKERFEKREEKQPTPIAIVPESIKEEKRVEKKETKEERETRLAKEQKEEMEALRKLMEGQPKKRKPKKEEKKKEVEEQSKEEEIKIVQIPEVITVRELADLLDIPVNQILMDLLKRKILATVNQTIDPKIAIEIAEEHGFLAELKEEGVEEEKEAEEEILSEEETAEEEGNLVPRPPVVVVMGHVDHGKTTLLDTIRKTDVAAKEHGGITQHIGAYKIKLPNGKEITFLDTPGHEAFTTLRARGSKVADIAILVVAADDGVKPQTVEAINHAKSAKVPIVVAVNKIDKPGADPMRVRQELTQYGLIPEEWGGDTIFVDVSAKTGKNVEELLEMVLLVAEMLELKANPNRQAVGTVIESKLDPKKGPVATVLVENGTLKVGDYFVAGYTWGKVKALLNERGERLKEAGPGTPVEVLGFEEVPQAGDKFIVKASEREAKQLAEIRKLRREEELLAKKTRIHLENLSEVKEINIIIKADTQGSLEALRKSIEELSNKFSEVSINIIHGAVGGITESDVMLAAASNAIIIGFNVRPDAGARKAAEEENVDIRVYNIIYQALEDLEKAMKGMLAPTYREVLLGTAEVRATFKAKSIGTIAGCYITDGIIKRNAKARLVRNGVVIYDGEISSLKRFKEDVKEVQKGFECGLTLKNFNDIKVGDIIEAYEIVEERPQ, encoded by the coding sequence TTGAAGTTAAAGGATTTAGCATTAGAGTTAGGCATAGACCCTAAAAAATTAAAAGAGGAGTTAAATGAAGAGCTTGGATTAGGGCTTAAAAAGATTACAGATAAATTACCTGATGAAGTAGTGGATTTAATCAAAGATAGATATAAAAAATCACAAGAAGTAAAAGAAGTCCAAGTAGAAGAAAAAGGAATTAAAGCTTTTGACCTTTATCACAGCTTAGGAATAACTCTTTCTGAATTAGAAGAAAAATTAAAAGAAGTGGGATTTTCAAAAGAGATCACAAACTGGACAATCATTGATGAAGAAACTGTTGAAAAAGTTAAAAAAGCCATAGAAGATGAAAAGAAAAGAAGAGAAGAAGAGTTAAGGAAATTAGAAGAAGAGAGAAAAAGAAGAGAAGAGGAAGAAAAAGCTAAAAAAGAAGAAGAGTTAAAAGCAAAAGAAAAAATAAAAGAAATTCCTGAAGAGAAAAAAGAAGAAGAAATTAAGCCAGAGCCAAAAAAAGAAGAAATTCCTGAAGTAATAGAAGGTGTAGTTGCAGAAGAAGAAAGAAAGCCTTTCAGAAAAGAAAAAAGAGAATTTGAAAAGAAAGAAGAAAGAAAGCCTTACGAGAAAAAACCTTTCGAAAAGAAGCCATACGAAAAAAGAGAAGGATATGAAAAAAGAGAAAAATACGAGAAAAAGGGAAAATTTGAAAAAAGAGAGGAAACAAGACCTCCTAAGGAAGGTTTTGCTGAAAAAGAAAAATACAAAGAAGAAAGAAAGCCATTTGAGAAAAAAGAGAGATTTGAAAAAAGAGAAGAAAAACAACCAACCCCTATTGCTATCGTTCCAGAGTCTATAAAAGAAGAGAAAAGGGTTGAGAAAAAAGAAACAAAAGAGGAAAGAGAAACAAGATTAGCAAAAGAACAAAAAGAAGAAATGGAAGCCCTCAGAAAGTTAATGGAAGGCCAACCTAAAAAGAGAAAGCCTAAGAAAGAAGAGAAGAAAAAAGAAGTAGAAGAGCAATCAAAAGAAGAAGAAATTAAAATCGTCCAAATCCCTGAAGTAATAACAGTTAGAGAGTTAGCAGATTTATTAGATATTCCTGTAAATCAAATATTGATGGATTTATTAAAAAGAAAAATACTTGCAACAGTAAACCAAACAATAGACCCTAAGATAGCTATAGAAATAGCAGAAGAACACGGATTTTTAGCTGAACTGAAAGAAGAAGGTGTAGAGGAAGAAAAAGAAGCAGAGGAAGAAATCCTTTCTGAAGAAGAAACAGCTGAAGAAGAAGGAAATCTTGTCCCAAGACCGCCTGTTGTGGTAGTAATGGGGCACGTAGACCACGGAAAAACTACGTTGCTTGACACTATTAGAAAAACAGATGTTGCAGCAAAAGAGCATGGTGGTATCACTCAGCATATAGGTGCTTATAAAATAAAACTTCCAAACGGAAAAGAAATAACATTCTTGGATACACCCGGACACGAGGCATTTACAACTTTAAGAGCAAGAGGGTCAAAAGTTGCAGATATAGCTATCTTAGTAGTTGCTGCAGATGACGGAGTAAAGCCTCAAACTGTAGAAGCTATTAACCACGCAAAAAGTGCAAAAGTTCCTATTGTTGTAGCTGTTAACAAGATAGATAAACCTGGTGCAGACCCTATGAGAGTAAGACAAGAGCTTACCCAGTATGGACTTATCCCAGAAGAATGGGGTGGAGATACGATCTTTGTAGATGTATCTGCAAAAACAGGAAAGAATGTAGAAGAGCTTTTAGAAATGGTCTTACTCGTTGCTGAAATGTTAGAACTCAAAGCAAACCCTAATAGGCAAGCAGTAGGAACAGTTATTGAATCTAAATTAGACCCTAAGAAAGGACCTGTAGCTACTGTTTTAGTTGAGAATGGTACTTTAAAAGTTGGAGATTACTTTGTAGCTGGTTATACTTGGGGTAAGGTTAAGGCTCTTTTGAACGAGAGAGGAGAAAGGCTTAAAGAAGCAGGACCTGGAACTCCCGTAGAGGTGCTTGGATTTGAAGAAGTTCCTCAAGCGGGAGATAAATTTATTGTAAAAGCATCAGAAAGAGAGGCTAAACAGTTAGCTGAAATTAGAAAATTAAGAAGAGAAGAAGAGCTTCTTGCTAAAAAGACAAGAATACATTTAGAAAATCTTAGCGAAGTTAAAGAAATTAATATCATTATTAAAGCTGATACACAAGGTTCTTTAGAGGCTCTCAGAAAGTCCATAGAAGAGCTTTCAAATAAATTTAGTGAAGTAAGTATTAATATAATACACGGTGCTGTTGGTGGAATTACAGAAAGTGATGTTATGCTTGCAGCGGCATCTAACGCAATAATTATAGGGTTCAACGTTAGACCAGATGCTGGAGCAAGAAAAGCTGCAGAAGAAGAGAACGTAGATATAAGAGTTTATAACATTATCTATCAAGCATTGGAAGATTTAGAAAAAGCAATGAAGGGTATGCTTGCTCCTACTTATAGAGAAGTATTGCTCGGGACTGCGGAAGTGAGAGCAACGTTTAAAGCAAAATCTATTGGTACAATAGCAGGATGTTATATTACAGATGGCATAATTAAAAGAAATGCAAAAGCCAGATTGGTAAGGAATGGTGTTGTAATATACGATGGAGAGATAAGCTCTTTAAAAAGATTTAAAGAAGATGTTAAAGAAGTTCAGAAAGGCTTTGAATGTGGACTTACTTTAAAGAATTTTAATGACATAAAAGTAGGAGACATAATAGAAGCTTATGAAATTGTTGAAGAAAGACCTCAATAA